The region GCGATACTGGTGGCCGGGGATGAATAACACAGTGGCGGAATTCGTACAGGGCTGTCACATCTGTGCCATCTCCAAGACTCCCCGACACTTACCTGTGGGCAAACTCATCCCTCTATCTACTCCCCAACGCCCATGGTCGCATGGTTTACCATGGTTGGAAGGCTTACCTGCGTCCTGGTGGTCGTGGATCGATTCTCCAAAGCCTGCCGCTTCGTCCCTGTTCAAGGCCTCCCCATGGCCCTAGAAACAGCAGATGCCCTCTTCCAACATGTCTTCCGCAACTTTGGTCTCCCAGAGGAGATAGTGTCGGACCAGGGCTCCCAGTTCACCTCACACGTCTGGAGGGCATTCTTTCGGCTACTGGGAGTCACGGTCAATCTGTCGTCTGGGTACCACCCGCAATCAAATGGCCAGACTGAGCACAAGATACAGGAGCTGGGGAGATACTTGAGGACGTAGATACTTGAGGACGTCATCAGGACCAGTTGGAGTGGAACCGGTTTCTACCATGGGCCGAATATGCGCAGAACTCGTTGCGCCAGAACACCACCGGACTCACACCTTCCCAATGTGTGTTGGGGTTTCAACCCCCGCTGTTTCCCTGGTCCGATGAGCCTTCCAACGTGCCCGTGGTGGACCACTGGTTCCCGGGAGAGTGTCAGGACATGGGAGGCATGTCAGGACTCCCCTGCAGGAAACTGAGCCCCCAATACATCGGACCTTTCAGATCAACGGCAGATCAACGAGGCGGCGTATCGTCTGGAACTCCCCCCTCAGTATTGGATTCACCCCACCTTCCATGTGTCGTTCCTCAAGCCGTACACCCCATCGACTGCGCAACATCCTGGACAGGCAGGACCCCCTCCGCCGGAAGTGCTGGACCAGCCGTCGGTTTACACCGTGCGAGAGGTGCTTGACTCTTGTCGTGTGGGCAGAGGCCTGGAATACCTAGTGGACTGGAAGGGCTACGGCCCCGAGGAAAGATCATGGGTGGCGAAACAGAACGTGTTAGATCCAACACTCCTGGAGGATTTCCACGTCGCCCATTTGCTTTGTCCTGCGCCCTGGGGTCAAGGCCGACCCAGATGCAGGGTCAGGGCGTCAGGAGCCACCCCTGGGGGAGGGGGTACTGTCAGGGATCCACCAGCCACACCTTCACCTAACACACCTATCACGCCTAGCAGCTCTCCTACCTACTAATATTCTACACCTGGCACTCATCAGCCTCCAGGCTATATAACTGCCGTTCCCCACCAAGCTCATTGTCCGTTCTACAGTTTAGGCTGAAGAAGCTTGCTGGACTATGCAAGCTACATACTCTACATATTCATATCATTCACCAGGTTTTGCTACACCTGGAGCTTAGCTCTGGTTAACCGTTTTCTGCATTTACCCCTTTTGTTTCTTCAATAAATCTTGTGAACTGCACTTCGGTTTCCAGCACTTTCTTCCGCCTGACAGTGTATtacactgcttttaataaaaacaaggcctcctattgtgaggaccctgaaaagacaagaaggtctaagtctgatTCCTTCATATAAAGATTCAAACAGTAGATtaagtagaagaacttgaagaggatcctttgttagaaaACAGAAGGACACCTgtgttcaaggtaagaccaactctgatagttaatcttgtgttttcaaactAACctgtgcaaactaggacacattccTTATTCCTGTCATTAacgtgacagtcactcatgtgggtcttttgtcacgctctcccgctacacattgtatttctcacacagaaaaactgactatttatcatatatttaataagccgcagcggggggcctgagatggtgccagggggcccccgTTTACTGACAAAActtgctcagaacaagtagtctatgccagtggttctcaaactgggggccctgagatggtgccaggggacCCCGGTTCACTGaaaacacctgctcagaacaagtagtctaggccagtggttctcaaactgggggccctgagatggtgccagggggccccggttcactgacaacacctgctcagaacaagtagtctaggccagtggttctcaagcTGGGGGCCCTTAGATGGTGCCAGAGGGCCCTGGCTTCAtgccattttataaaataatgaatttatcataaattaaatctcagaaaaataaggctactaaccaacagcactacattgtataattgaatatgttttgtttaattcaaatattaagttttggaatgttttatgtcataaattgtcttttctttttgggGGGGAGGGCAcccccattgttgtgtttgggtggAGGGTTGCCTgccttcaaaacttgagagccctgggaagggtttcctacacaATCtgaaaacatgtgtcactaagGGACACATATGTCAGTATAAATTTCTTCAACcaaataaatgagtaaaaattattttctataacatcacTGTGGGATTAAACGATTTAAAGTTCCTTGTATTTCCtcgtttgtttttcagtttaaatcATGACATGGTGTGACATTTATCCGGTGCAGTTACACTCCGTGACCAGCAGAGTGTAGTGCAGTGCAGTGGAGTGCTTGATCTCATATACTGTGAATACTTATGGAACAGTAAGACTGCAGAGTGGTGTTTAGTCAATAACAGTCAGGGCGAATGCTGGGCAATGCAGGCCTGAAGGAGAGGCATCTGGGCACAGTGTTTTGAACTCCTAAAATTTAAAACAAGTCAGACAGCTATTTTATTGTCGAGGCCATGTATGTGAGCTGCGCACAGCAAGAAGTTACCAGTAATGCACGTCCACGTAAGACGCTTCAAAAACTTGTTAATAAAGTGAACTGAAGagtccacactgtacactggagatactggagtaagatcatttgtttatttctctctcgcacacacacacacacacacaaattaggcTATTTAGTAAAGTCATGTGTAGctgaaagccaaaaaaaaaaacaatgcagatgTTCTTCATATTgttgctgtcaggcggaatcctcgtatctccaaaaccgttatttttcaggaatttaaaaaaacaccgtaccttaactgcagtgcacagggtttagtccacgttgaagtggattgtcttgcgctaaattcctgtcctcagaggagcaccagaactagcgggggtcaagattttttttctttgaacccagtgttttgaagacatttacctcagaagacatgttgattcgttgcgactcttcttgaggagaaatatgccgcgaagctctcccgcagagtgaggaagaggtggacagttgaagtgtccaatggagttatgagatttgcgctcaagctattttcaagactttagattggttaataacttgtaaaaataacagacccacatggagactgaccaatagctttgatatgtgaaaaaatatgaaattgacgaaatttggacatacaaggtttccgcccgacagcgacgatatatatgcTGACAAATGCCACCCAATACAATACATATTTGCATTCAGTGCTGACCAGACctgctaaataaatataatatttcataatttctcttccagtctttGTGACTGTgaactgacagaggaaagctgtaaaGTTCTGTCCTcggttctcagctcaaacttcTCCAGACTGAGAAAACTGGACCTGAgttacaataaactgcaggattcaggagtgaagctgctctctgatggactgaagaatccacactgtacactggagatactgaagTAAGATCATCATGGTATCACTAAAGATAATGTGTGTTACTCTAAATTGGtacaaatgttttacattttacaaaccCAGGGCTGAATGTTAACTTTTTTTGCACACAGAACTGGTGTTTTAGAGATTGACCATTTTGTAGTACAGACCAAACAAGAATAAACCCTCTGTTATCATTTCTGAAAACAAATCACTTAAACAGGCATTGATGTTCCATATCCCTTCTGAACCCTTCTCCCCCCTCTCCTTCCTCCATCAACAGTAGAACCCTGTACTCATATACATACTGACGACTCGCGTATTTGATTTTGgcacttttgattattttttttcctgacgcaaccctgtCTTTTTATCTGGGTTTGggacttaaataagacctgattgaaaaagtgaagtagaccaaaagatcctcaaaagctacacatcatgcggagatccaaagaaattcaggaacaaatgagaaagaaagtcatttagatctatcagtctggaaaaggttataaagccatttctaaagcattcgggactccagtgaaccacagtgagagtcATTATACACAAATGGGATGtggtatgtggtagctcagtggttaaggtgttgggtcatgggttcgaaccccaggtccatcaagctgccactgctgggcccctgagcaaggcccttaaccctcagttgcaagtcactctggataagagtgtctgctaaatgccgtaaatgtaaatggagaaAACATGGAGAAAAAATGGAGAATCCTTCCCAGGAGTCACCGTCCGACCAAATTTACCCCAAGAGCAgtgacgactcatccaagatgtcacaaaagaccccacaacaacatccaaagaactgcaggcctcacttgcctcagttaaggtcagtattcatgactccaccaaaagaaagagactgggcaaaaatggcctgcatggcagagttacAGGACGAAAAATGCTGCTGAACAAAAAGAACATATAGCGAGTCTCAGATTTTttcagaaaacatcttgatgatccccaagacttttcaCGAGACAGAAGCTGAacattttggaaggtgtgtgtcccattatatctggtgtaaaagtaacactgcatgtcagaaaaagaacatcacagCAACAGTAacatatggtggtggtagtgtctggagctgttttgctgcttcaggaccagGAAGATTTGCTGTGATAAACGGAACCATGAATTcagctgtctaccaaaaaatcctgaaggacaaggTGCGGCCATCTATTTGTGACCtaaagctgaagtgaacttgggttctgcagcaggacaatgatccaaaacacaccagcaagtccacctctgaatggctgaagaaaaacaaaatgaagactttggagtggccgagtcaaagtcctgacctgaatcctattgagatgctgtggcaggaccttaaaaaggtggttcatgctcaaaaaccgtaagttatcgcaaatgcttgattgcagttcttgctacTAAGGGAGGACCAatcagttattaggtttaggggctaACACCTTTTCACACAGCGCCATGTAGGTTTgtattttcccttaataataaaaaccttcatttaaaaactgcatgttgtgtttacttgtgttatctttgtcacactttaatgtttcagatcaccaatcaaatttaaatataagtcaaacatgcaaaaaaataaaaaatcaggaagggggccaacactttttcacaccactgtgtgtgtgtgtgtatatatatatatatatatatatatatatatatatatatatatatatatacacacatatatataaaatacaaatttcaaGTTTACGTAGTTGATGTTTTCAGTGCTAATGAGTATGTTAATGTGAGATTTCTTGCAGGATGTTTAACTGCAGCATCACAGATTCTTTCCTTTACACGGATCAGTCGTCCTGGTCCCTTTGcagaaaaacagccccaaagcatgatgtaTCCACCTCCAGGTTTCACAGTAGGTTTGGTGTTCTTTGGATGCAACTCAGCATTCTTTCTCCTCCAAACACGACAAGTTGAATTTttaccaaaaagttctattttggtttCATCTGACCATATGACATTCTCCCAATCCTCttctggatcatccaaatgcTCTCTAGCAAACTTCTGCAGGATTTGAGTCCCTGGTGGCGTAGTGTGTTACTGATGGTAGCCTTTGTTACTTTGGTTCCAGCTCTCTGCAGGTCATTCACTAGGTCCCCCCGTGTGGTTCTGGGATTTTTGCTCACCGTTCTTGTGATCATTTTGACCCCACGGGGTGAGATCTTGCGTGGAGTTCCAGATCCAGGGAGATTATCAGTGGTCTTGTatgtcttccattttctaataattgcTCCCACAGTTGATTTCTTAACACCAAGCTGCTTACCTATTGCAGATTCAGACTTCCCAGCCTGGTGCAGCTCTAAAATGTTGTTTCTGGTGTCctttgacagctctttggtcttggccatagtggagtttggagtctgactgtttgaggttgtggacaggtgtcttttatactgATAACGAGTTCAAACAGGTGCCATTAATACAGGTAACAAGTTACAGGTCTGTGAGAGCCAGAAATCTTGCTTTGTTGTAGGTGACCAAATACTTATATTACCGAGGAATTtaccaattaattcattaaaaatcctACAATGTAATTTCCTGGATTCTTTCTccattctgtctctcatagTTGAAGTGAAGTTGAAgtacctatgatgaaaattacaggcctctctcatctttttaagttggagaacttgcacaattggtagctgactaaatacttttttgtccCACTGCATAAGTCTTGTCACCTATCaaagttgtaggaacaacaaataataacttgacctctagttgatcatttggaatcagaagtggcttatatgaaaggcaaaggcctctagattaagcttattttaaaaaaaatacaatcttatcatgccttgatttttaattatttaattaggacagaaaggtAGGACTTCAACTGTGAGCCACTTTTCTCTGtatgatgaacacacacacacacacacacacacacacacacacacacacacacatacacacacacaggatgcaACAGCACAGAACCTAACCACAAATATTACTGAACTGACGGAGCAGAATCTACTGCTTTTacttactgttttatttttgtactttatcCTCTTGTTCAGTAAATGTTAACCCTGTTTGAGATTTTATTCTGACACTGTATTTTATTGTGATGAGTTTGACACAACTGAAGTATATGATTTAACACACGTTGTACTGATTTTGCACTCTCCAGCTCCAGAAACCTCCAGATTAGAACTACAATTTTACTACAGACAACAAAATTTaattgttggatttttttttatttaaaatatttattataatttaactTACTAACCAGGTTTTTTCCGAGTTTAggagaaaccagagaacccaggaGAAATCCCACATAGACCCAGAGAACACTTGGTATTTAATATAATCTGCTACACCACCGGTAGCCAGCAGAGAGCGGAGTTGTACACAATAAAAGCAGCCGTCCAGGAGAACACACCTAAACCCTTCTGTTACACCTTCATCTTACTGCTCATATATTTATAAGCAAGCTGAAGTTTTTACTCTGTAGTTGCATCCACACTCATTTGCCTTAAAGGACTTGCTAATTATATTCATTTCACAAAAACCGGTGCACACTACATTTAATCAGTAAAATCAGCTTGTTGCGATTCCAGGTAATTTCACCTCTGAGGGAACTCGTGGTCCTCTGTCATGTGGTATTCCTCATGTCTGTGAAACGTGTCCAGTTCATGTCTCACTTGGTGAATCTTTTCATGTTCATGCAAATATTTACACATGTTAAGTTTGTTGGAAAGAAATGGAAAGTATGAAGacatttctctattttttttgctgaataaCTGAGTTATAAGAATCAtagaaatcaaaatgaaaataaaagttttcAACTAGCTTTTCAACTAGTTTTCAACTAGTTTTCAACTAGCTTTTGAGTTGAAAACAAGACAGAGgacaaatcaataaaatgttCCTGAAGTGGACTGGAGGACTGTAGACGCTAATGTGCTACActcaataatcataataatgtcATTATAGCTGCATGCAGATGGCTGTTAACTCTATTTAACTCTATTTAAGGCTGTCAGTAGCCGGTCTGGACCTGCAACAGATAATCCTTGTGCCTAGAAACAGCTAAATTAAGCTGTTTCTGGTtctaacatctctgaaacatATTACTCATGTGTGTTAGTcagaaacagaacaataaaagaCTTCAGACtttacacagtgtttattactgtCTCACATCACAAATCCACAACACCGAGTCTTAATTACAGCCTGAAtgataaattttattattatttacagactcaaataatttactttactttatcaTTATTTGCAGACTCAATCAATTAACATATGAACACATCTTCACTATCTTTTAGACATTGATTCACTTCAGTCACTGATTATCAGTGTGAGTCTTACTAAacctttaaacacaaacaaatcagatcttttcatctctcttcttccttctctcccTGCTCTCTTCCGTTACAGGACAGCTACAACCTACAACATGTGCTTTCTCTGAGTCATGAGACGCCATTGTTACAATCTGCTCCTGATGCTAAGTCTCAGGTCAGAAGAACACACTCGGTGTGCTAGACTCCACGGATGACTAAAGCATCATGGGACTTTGAATTTGAGATCTCCTAACGCTAAGCTGAACACTTTTCACTCCTGTCTTGTCATGAGCTTTAGTTTCAGAAATAAACGGCTGATTTATGGATATGattctgaaatacacaaacGTGACTCACATGTTCCACACGCCGGAGATCTGGTTTGTACGTCATGAGAAATAGTCAGTCTTAAAGTAATGTCCCCATTGGAGCAAGAACAATGTTCATAAAGTATTGGACAGCATCTGTAGATCTGTGAGTTGTGTCGATGAGATGTGGTGTACAGACACTTTGACTCTTTTATTGATTACAATCGAGTCTTTACGACTTTCACTGCACCTGCTAGTGAGTGTGCCATTAGGAGTGTTGTCCCTCCACCCAGGAGTGATAATCTGTTTAAACACACCTTTAGCTCGTTTCCTGAAGTGTTTTCCGACGACCGCGTACAAGAACGGGTTAATTGCGCTGTCAGCGTATGCTATGTAGGTGGAACACTGCTCGCTAATGTCTAAGATGTGTCCAAAAAAACATCCTCCAGGCGTGATCTGATAATAATCCAGAGTATCCAGCAGACGTACGACCTGGTGTGGTGTCCAGCATAACAGAAACACAGCCAGAACCGTTAGCACAAGACGAGTGGCCCGTTTTTCTGTCCGAACTCCAGGGATGAACCTCAGATCGCTATCTTTAAGAGCTTTAACTGTGTGATAAGTGCAGAACATGATGATGGGTAATGGTATCGCAAATCCAAGCACGTTGCTGCTCAGATTTCTGTGGATCTTCCAGCCAGGATGAGGGTACACCAAGTAGCAAGCATGGACATCGAGGTCTGGGAGGTAGCGTACACCACGGAAAAGTAACGATGGCACGCTAACCAGGAATCCCGAAATCCAGATAACCAAACAGATCCGCTTGGCCCAGGACGAGCGTCTCAGCCTGCTACGACTCATCATTCTGGCAAGCGCCAAATAGCGATCCACACTAACCAGAACCAGGAAGAAGATGCTGCAGAAGTAATTCATGGAGATAGCTGTGTTGATTAGCTTGCAGAGCACCTGCCCAAAGCTCCACTCATAATCCTGAGCAATGGTCATGGCCCAGAAGGGAAGACACATAACCATAACTAGGTTTGCCAATGCCAGGTTCCCCAGGTACACATCAGCCACGGAGCACGAGTTCCTCTGCAGGCAGAAGACCAACAGGACCAAACC is a window of Tachysurus vachellii isolate PV-2020 chromosome 3, HZAU_Pvac_v1, whole genome shotgun sequence DNA encoding:
- the si:dkey-63b1.1 gene encoding B2 bradykinin receptor; translation: MELNVSLMDFDANKENCTYQAAWDWISSLQPWWLSVISISGLVGNGLVLLVFCLQRNSCSVADVYLGNLALANLVMVMCLPFWAMTIAQDYEWSFGQVLCKLINTAISMNYFCSIFFLVLVSVDRYLALARMMSRSRLRRSSWAKRICLVIWISGFLVSVPSLLFRGVRYLPDLDVHACYLVYPHPGWKIHRNLSSNVLGFAIPLPIIMFCTYHTVKALKDSDLRFIPGVRTEKRATRLVLTVLAVFLLCWTPHQVVRLLDTLDYYQITPGGCFFGHILDISEQCSTYIAYADSAINPFLYAVVGKHFRKRAKGVFKQIITPGWRDNTPNGTLTSRCSESRKDSIVINKRVKVSVHHISSTQLTDLQMLSNTL